The Miscanthus floridulus cultivar M001 chromosome 7, ASM1932011v1, whole genome shotgun sequence genome includes a region encoding these proteins:
- the LOC136465343 gene encoding uncharacterized protein, whose product MPKIDWNSKNTQVMCMLFAEQVGKGNRPNTHLNALGNTEVEKGFKEKTGIVVTKVQIKWDKLKEDFKAWKKLMLRQTGTGWDPIKKTIAMDDEWWKKARADIPGCGKFKKKGLENEDDLAKCFVDITTIGIDHWSPHVVNVEATKNVDETQDEATNFEPQDDDVIPEIQEEDIGISPLPASDKRLARPVERSGKKVKSGNALLIQEAMPGYSMVTQKKIVAATMVLHNFIREHASVDVDFANFDRDPTYMPTIPKRYNKYAVSQHASDGSTSESSFVTMDTFHNNMATSIALAWN is encoded by the exons ATGCCTAAAATTGATTGGAACTCGAAGAACACTCAAGTGATGTGTATGTTGTTTGCCGAACAAGTTGGAAAAGGAAATCGGCCAAACACACACTTGAATGCACTTGGTAATACTGAGGTTGAGAAAGGATTCAAAGAAAAGACTGGAATTGTGGTTACCAAGGTTCAGATAAAATGGGACAAGTTGAAGGAAGATTTCAAGGCATGGAAGAAACTAATGCTGAGGCAAACAGGGACTGGTTGGGATCCTATAAAGAAGACTATTGCTATGGATGATGAATGGTGGAAAAAAGCTAGAGCT GACATTCCAGGTTGTGGAAAGTTCAAAAAGAAGGGCCTTGAGAATGAAGATGACTTAGCCAAGTGTTTTGTTGACATCACTACTATTGGTATTGATCATTGGTCTCCTCATGTTGTGAATGTTGAAGCAACTAAAAATGTTGATGAGACACAAGATGAGGCAACCAATTTtgagccacaagatgatgatgtcatTCCTGAAATACAAGAGGAGGATATTGGTATTTCTCCTCTACCTGCAAGTGACAAGAGATTGGCTAGGCCTGTTGAAAGAAGTGGCAAGAAGGTGAAGTCTGGAAATGCACTCCTAATTCAAGAAGCG ATGCCCGGTTATTCAATGGTCACACAAAAGAAGATTGTTGCTGCTACCATGGTCCTACACAATTTCATACGTGAACATGCTAGTGTTGATGTGGACTTTGCTAATTTTGATAGAGATCCTACCTACATGCCTACTATTCCGAAAAGGTACAACAAGTATGCCGTGTCTCAACATGCCTCCGATGGATCAACTTCGGAATCAAGCTTTGTGACTATGGACACCTTTCATAATAATATGGCTACATCCATCGCCCTAGCATGGAATTAG
- the LOC136466878 gene encoding aminopeptidase M1-A-like, giving the protein MRSVFVPTSEASIRISASFLPSARLRLRAMAAEQTAEQFRGQARLPHFATPRRYDLRLTPDLAACAFAGSVAVSLAVAAPTRFLVLNAAELDVAPAGVSFAPQGSDQVLQPLEVTNVPEDEILIIRFNEVLPLGEGTLTIAFQGTLNDKMHGFYRSVYELNGEKKNMAVTQFEPADARHCFPCWDEPAFKAVFKITVEVPSETIALSNMPVIEEKINGPTKIVYFQESPIMSTYLVAVIVGIFDYVEDFTTDGTRVRVYTQAGKSAQGKFALEVALKTLVLFKEYFAVPYPLPKMDMIAIPDFALGAMENYGLVTYRETALLFDERHSAAANKQRVAVVVAHELAHQWFGNLVTMEWWTHLWLNEGFATWVSYLASDQFFPEWNVWTQFLEESTTGFKLDALAGSHPIEVDINHVDEIDEIFDAISYRKGASVIRMLQSYLGAEVFQKSLAAYIKRFAYSNAKTEDLWAALEEGSGEPVRTLMHSWTKQQGYPVVSVKLKDGKVQLEQTQFLSSGSTGSGQWVVPVTLCCCAYSRQEKFLFHGKQEDFDLSGLGLTECQKKCSFWIKLNVNQTSFYRVSYDDELASQLRYAIETNKLSAADRYGVLDDAYALCMAGKQKLVSLLQLISVYKDETEYTVLAHVITTSLHIAEMMAVAAPEELVNLKKFLIDFLEPFALKLGWDAKSGEGHLNALLRGTLLTALAELGHETTINEAVRRFNVFLVDRETPLLPPDVRKAAYVALMQTVSKSNKTGYKSLLKIYRETDLSQEKVRVLGSLASSPDPDVVCEALDFILSPEVRNQDAIFLLRGVSSGAHEVAWQWLKKNWDYILGAYSGTLLTNFVNITVSPMATDEHGDEAEDFFKSRTKANIARTVKQSIERVRINAQWVNNIKAEADLGSVLKKLAHKH; this is encoded by the exons ATGCGATCCGTTTTCGTCCCTACCTCCGAAGCTTCCATCCGAATCTCTGCCTCCTTCCTTCCTTCCGCTAGGCTGCGGCTGCGGGCGATGGCGGCGGAGCAGACCGCGGAGCAGTTCCGGGGCCAGGCGCGGCTGCCCCACTTCGCGACCCCGCGGCGCTACGACCTGCGCCTCACGCCGGACCTCGCCGCCTGCGCCTTCGCCGGCTCCGTGGCGGtgtccctcgccgtcgccgcgccCACCCGCTTCCTCGTGCTCAACGCCGCCGAGCTCGACGTCGCGCCCGCGGGCGTCAGCTTCGCGCCGCAGGGCTCCGACCAG GTGCTGCAACCTTTGGAGGTTACCAACGTGCCAGAAGATGAGATCCTGATTATTCGCTTCAATGAGGTGCTTCCTCTTGGGGAGGGAACTTTGACCATTGCCTTCCAGGGAACTTTGAATGATAAGATGCATGGGTTCTACAGAAG TGTGTATGAGCTCAATGGAgagaagaaaaacatggctgtAACACAGTTTGAACCAGCTGATGCAAGGCACTGCTTCCCTTGTTGGGATGAGCCTGCTTTCAAG GCTGTGTTCAAAATTACTGTAGAAGTTCCTTCTGAGACCATTGCTTTGTCAAATATGCCAGTCATTGAAGAGAAGATCAATGGTCCTACCAAAATAGTCTACTTCCAAGAATCTCCGATAATGTCTACATACCTAGTGGCTGTTATTGTTGGCATTTTTGACTATGTGGAAGATTTCACCACAGATG GAACTAGGGTCCGTGTTTATACACAAGCTGGTAAGAGTGCGCAGGGGAAGTTTGCTCTAGAGGTTGCCTTGAAGACATTGGTCCTCTTTAAGGA GTATTTTGCTGTGCCATACCCCCTCCCCAAAATGGACATGATTGCTATTCCGGATTTTGCCCTTGGAGCCATGGAGAACTACGGCTTGGTTACATACCGTGAAACAGCATTGCTATTTGATGAAAGACACTCTGCAGCTGCCAATAAGCAACGG GTTGCAGTTGTTGTAGCTCATGAATTAGCTCATCAATGGTTTGGAAATCTTGTCACAATGGAGTGGTGGACACATCTGTGGCTTAATGAGGGCTTTGCGACTTGG GTGTCTTACTTAGCCTCAGATCAGTTCTTCCCTGAATGGAATGTTTGGACTCAGTTTCTAGAGGAATCTACAACAGGTTTCAAGTTGGATGCTCTTGCAGGTTCACATCCAATTGAG GTGGACATAAATCATGTTGATGAAATAGATGAGATATTTGATGCTATAAGCTATAGGAAAGGAGCTTCTGTCATTCGGATGCTGCAAAGCTATCTTGGGGCTGAGGTCTTTCAG AAATCTTTGGCCGCATACATCAAAAGATTTGCGTATTCAAATGCAAAGACAGAGGACTTATGGGCTGCCCTTGAAGAGGGGTCTGGTGAACCAGTTAGAACATTAATGCATTCATGGACAAAACAGCAAGGTTATCCTGTTGTCAGTGTGAAACTCAAGGATGGAAAGGTCCAGCTGGAGCAG ACACAATTTCTTTCAAGTGGGTCCACAGGATCTGGGCAATGGGTGGTTCCTGTCACACTATGTTGTTGTGCGTACTCACGCCAAGAGAAGTTCCTTTTTCATGGGAAACAAGAAGATTTTGATTTGTCAGGGTTAGGGCTCACAGAATGCCAAAAGAAGTGTAGCTTCTGGATTAAACTTAATGTCAACCAGACCAGCTTCTATAGGGTGAGCTATGATGATGAACTTGCATCCCAACTTCGGTATGCAATTGAAACCAACAAATTGAGTGCAGCAGACAGATATG GTGTGCTCGATGATGCTTATGCCCTCTGTATGGCTGGCAAACAAAAGCTAGTCTCCTTGTTGCAGTTGATTTCTGTGTACAAGGATGAGACTGAGTATACTGTGCTTGCACACGTAATCACG ACGAGTCTGCACATTGCCGAGATGATGGCTGTTGCTGCTCCAGAGGAGTTGGTTAATCTGAAGAAGTTCCTAATTGATTTCCTGGAGCCATTTGCACT GAAACTTGGCTGGGATGCTAAGAGTGGTGAGGGCCACCTGAATGCTTTGTTAAGAGGCACACTATTAACTGCTCTTGCAGAACTTGGCCATGAGACTACCATAAATGAAGCTGTTCGTCGATTTAATGTCTTTCTGGTAGACAGAGAGACACCACTCCTCCCTCCAGATGTTAGAAAG GCTGCATATGTTGCTTTGATGCAGACAGTGAGCAAATCGAACAAAACTGGCTACAAATCACTATTGAAGATATATAGAGAAACTGATCTAAGCCAGGAGAAAGTTCGTGTGT TAGGTTCTTTGGCATCATCCCCTGACCCTGATGTTGTCTGTGAAGCATTGGATTTCATATTGTCACCTGAG GTGAGGAATCAGGACGCAATATTTTTGCTAAGAGGGGTGAGTTCAGGGGCACACGAGGTCGCATGGCAATGGCTGAAG AAAAACTGGGACTACATATTGGGAGCCTACTCTGGAACTTTGCTCACCAATTTCGTCAACATAACCGTCTCGCCA ATGGCCACCGATGAACATGGTGATGAGGCGGAGGACTTCTTCAAGAGCAGAACTAAGGCAAACATTGCGAGGACTGTGAAGCAGAGCATCGAGAGAGTAAGGATCAATGCCCAATGGGTCAATAACATCAAGGCTGAGGCTGACCTCGGCAGTGTTCTCAAGAAGCTGGCTCACAAGCACTGA